Within the Thermanaeromonas toyohensis ToBE genome, the region CTGTTTTCTGGGCTTCCAGAGAGCTAGCCAGGAGCCTTTGTGTACGAAATTGTAAAGCCAAAAGGATGCCTAGGATGACCAATACTACTGTTAGACAGGTTTGACACCAGACTCTACGCGGGAGCATGAGCTTAATTACCTCCTTAATTGGCTGGGCGAACATATTGGGATGGTAGAGCGCCTTTATAAGCAGGGAGCACTATTTGGGAAGCTTTGGTTAATTTAACAGGAAACTCCCGGCTCTTAAGATAAGTGAATTCCTCTGAGCGTAAGATGGCAGCCTCTAACTTTTCTGGATCGCCTATAGCCTTTATCTCATAGGGCGGAGCCAAGCGAGTAGAATTGACCAGGATAACTGTACCTACGCAGCGTATATCTGAAGTAGTTACTAAACGCTGGCCATTTACAGCTATGCCCTCCGCCCCTGCAGCCTTTAATTCATTGACCAAATAGAGGATATTTTTATCATGGATAATATAATTTTCTGGGTTATAGGTAGCAGGAGAACTTGTTTTAGCTGCCTGAGCCCCAGCAGTGTTATCATCTAAGGTAATAATTATGCCAGGACCTGTGAGGGGTACCAGGCCAGCTGACACTTTAAGTTCGTCTAGTTGTTGTTGCAACCCGGTCAAACGGTTCTCAAAGCGGGCTTGGTTTTTTTGGTTTTCTTCTAGTTTTTGGCGTAGAGTAGCGATTCTTTCTTCTAATCCTTTGTTCTCCTGTTCTAGGGCATGGATCACTTCGATTAGACTAGTATCTTTTTTGTTTTGGGCAGCGCTGGTGAGCTGGGTGCGTAGCTGCCAAGCCACTAGCAGTCCAGAAAGGAAACATATTCCAACTAAAGAGATAAACCGGCGCAATTTACTTTTCCTCCTTTACGGTCTATTCTAGCTTAAGCCTTAAGGGATCTGCAACTGACAAAAAGGGGAAAGATTAAATTAAAAAAGGGTTTTACGGTGTTCTGTCGAATGAAGTGAGGGGTGGGAATTTTGGAAGCCCTCTGGTCACGCTTAGCAGAGTTAAATTTTTGGGATGTGTTGCGCCTTATTGTAGATATTGCTATAGTGTCTTATGTAATCTATAGGTTTCTTTTGCTTATCCGGGGAACCAGGGCGGTCCAATTGCTTAAAGGCCTAGCTGTGTTAGTGGTAGCTTCTGTAGTGGCAGAGAAATTGCAGCTTACTACCATTACTTGGCTTTTAAGCCAGCTCCGTTTAGTGATTGTGGTCGCCTTGCCGGTGGTCTTTCAACCGGAATTACGCCGCGCCCTGGAACAGCTTGGCCGGGGCAAATTTTTTGCTCGCCCTTTTAGGTTATTGGGTACGGAAGACATGGCCCGGGTTATAAGTGAATTGGTAAGGGCGACACAGGTGTTAGCTAAAGGCAAGACAGGGGCTTTAATTGTAGTAGAACGGGAAACGGGTCTCAACGATTATATTGAAACAGGCATCCGCGTGGATGCTGTGGTCTCGGCTGAGCTACTTATAAACTTATTTGTCCCCCTTACCCCCTTTCACGACGGGGCTGCTATCATTCGAGGCGATCGGGTGATAGCTGCGGGTTGTTTTCTCCCTCTTTCTGATAGCCCCTACCTCAGTAAGCAATTGGGTACTAGGCACCGGGCAGCTTTAGGGATAAGCGAGATTTCTGATGCAGTGGTTATAGTGGTTTCCGAAGAAACTGGAGCTATATCGGTGGCAGAAGGGGGACGGTTAACCCGCTTCCTGGACGAAAGGAACCTGCGAGAACTGCTACAAAGTTTGCTTTTACCGCAGTCCAATCATAGCTCCTTTTTCTGGCCCTGGAGGTCCTAAAGGATGTTGGAACGCTGGCGGGAAAACTTAGGTGTGAAACTTCTGGCCGTAACTTTAGCTCTTATTCTGTGGCTTTATGTAACT harbors:
- a CDS encoding DUF881 domain-containing protein gives rise to the protein MRRFISLVGICFLSGLLVAWQLRTQLTSAAQNKKDTSLIEVIHALEQENKGLEERIATLRQKLEENQKNQARFENRLTGLQQQLDELKVSAGLVPLTGPGIIITLDDNTAGAQAAKTSSPATYNPENYIIHDKNILYLVNELKAAGAEGIAVNGQRLVTTSDIRCVGTVILVNSTRLAPPYEIKAIGDPEKLEAAILRSEEFTYLKSREFPVKLTKASQIVLPAYKGALPSQYVRPAN
- the cdaA gene encoding diadenylate cyclase CdaA gives rise to the protein MEALWSRLAELNFWDVLRLIVDIAIVSYVIYRFLLLIRGTRAVQLLKGLAVLVVASVVAEKLQLTTITWLLSQLRLVIVVALPVVFQPELRRALEQLGRGKFFARPFRLLGTEDMARVISELVRATQVLAKGKTGALIVVERETGLNDYIETGIRVDAVVSAELLINLFVPLTPFHDGAAIIRGDRVIAAGCFLPLSDSPYLSKQLGTRHRAALGISEISDAVVIVVSEETGAISVAEGGRLTRFLDERNLRELLQSLLLPQSNHSSFFWPWRS